In Pseudohongiella acticola, the sequence TGGGTGCCGGCATTTCCACCATTCTGATGCTGGCGACCTTGAGTCAGGTTGGCCGTGATAAGGAAAAGCCGCTGGTGAAAAAGAAAATCAGTTTTCTGCCACTGATCATCGTACTGGTGACCGGAGCAACGCTGGTGTACGGCATTGTCGATCTGCCGCCGTTCGGCGCGGCCGACAATCCGGTGCATACGCATGTGGCGCCACGATACATTTTTCAGTCCATGTCGGAAATTGACGTGCCCAACCTGGTAACAGCAGTTCTGGCCAGCTACCGTGGCTTCGATACGCTGGGCGAAGTGGTGGTGATCTTTACCGCTGGCATCGGGGTGTTGCTGTTGATTGGTGGTCGTCGACGCAGGGAGGAAGGCGCTGATGAATGATCATGTGATTTTGCGGGTTGTTGGTAAA encodes:
- a CDS encoding DUF4040 domain-containing protein, with translation MFEQLIDVFLLVFLAIISIAIVRIRNVFTAVMLFGIYSLVSASLFMVLAAADVAFTEAAVGAGISTILMLATLSQVGRDKEKPLVKKKISFLPLIIVLVTGATLVYGIVDLPPFGAADNPVHTHVAPRYIFQSMSEIDVPNLVTAVLASYRGFDTLGEVVVIFTAGIGVLLLIGGRRRREEGADE